Proteins found in one Lepisosteus oculatus isolate fLepOcu1 chromosome 22, fLepOcu1.hap2, whole genome shotgun sequence genomic segment:
- the rflna gene encoding refilin-A, translated as MVGHLHLQAMDESLKGKTREGLLDSPDSGLPPSPSPPFYSLSPAILESRAGGSTTPMEQQGFSYRKESKEGKLLPYLLLNSSGTEMKSRMYPVFFGESIEVCPKPKREVRCNSEVKYDSDKHYRDNVYCAPVPTVTSYSETVIAAPNCTWRNYKTELQFEPRQKPLRFQSTTIIFPKHAKNIYRTTLNYNGSSADRWFVSRVQLESSEDASPCIIYTENL; from the exons ATGGTGGGGCATCTACACTTGCAAGCGATGGATGAGAGCCTGAAAGGAAAGACCCGCGAGGGGTTGCTTGACAGTCCGGATTCCGGGCTCCCGCCGAGCCCCAGTCCACCTTTTTACTCCCTGTCTCCGGCCATCCTGGAGAGCAGAGCCGGGGGGAGCACTACGCCTATGGAGCAGCAGGGATTCAGCTACAGAAAGGAGAGCAAAGAGGGCAAACTG TTGCCTTACCTGCTGCTGAACTCCTCTGGGACGGAGATGAAATCGAGGATGTACCCAGTGTTCTTTGGGGAGAGCATTGAGGTCTGCCCAAAGCCGAAGCGTGAAGTCAG GTGCAACTCAGAGGTGAAGTATGACTCGGACAAACACTACAGGGACAATGTGTACTGCGCCCCAGTTCCCACCGTAACCTCCTACAGCGAGACCGTCATAGCGGCCCCTAACTGCACGTGGCGGAACTACAAGACGGAACTGCAGTTCGAGCCCCGGCAGAAACCTCTGCGGTTCCAAAGCACGACCATCATCTTCCCCAAGCACGCCAAGAACATTTACAGGACCACCCTCAACTACAACGGCTCCAGCGCCGACAGGTGGTTTGTCTCCCGCGTTCAGCTGGAATCCAGCGAGGATGCCAGCCCCTGTATAATCTACACCGAGAACCTCTGA